In one Pseudomonas sp. SCA2728.1_7 genomic region, the following are encoded:
- a CDS encoding IS110 family transposase, with protein sequence MAMPVVTTQSIIGVDVAKDELVIYCTESDQLETISNTKAAIKKWLKTVAKPVAIAIEATNIYHQEFADLAYANGCVIYMVGGYELSHYRKGVNVRAKTDALDARLLARYLTNEGDHLRPWTPPSPLYCRLISLFRRRAALVQARVSLKQSWENEPLLKTAFKNQINAMQRLEILLEKTILTQIDEAGLGAQLKRCMKVEGIGTLTGARLLASFQRGDFRNADAFIAFLGLDLRISDSGKKKGRRCLTKRGDSEARRLLHNAAMAASRTSAWKGFYEALRERGLSTTQALVALARKLARVVFALLKNQSEYSPKAV encoded by the coding sequence ATGGCAATGCCCGTCGTTACTACTCAGTCGATCATCGGGGTTGATGTCGCCAAGGATGAACTGGTGATTTATTGCACCGAATCAGATCAACTCGAGACAATCTCTAACACCAAAGCAGCAATCAAAAAATGGCTCAAAACTGTAGCCAAGCCAGTGGCTATCGCCATCGAAGCCACCAATATCTATCACCAGGAATTTGCTGATCTGGCGTATGCCAATGGTTGCGTGATCTATATGGTTGGCGGTTATGAGCTCAGCCATTACCGCAAAGGCGTGAACGTTCGCGCTAAAACTGATGCGCTGGATGCCCGATTACTGGCCCGTTATCTGACAAACGAAGGGGACCACTTACGCCCTTGGACACCGCCGTCGCCCTTGTATTGCCGGCTCATCAGTCTTTTCCGGCGCCGTGCGGCTCTGGTCCAGGCTCGTGTCAGCCTCAAGCAGAGTTGGGAGAATGAGCCGTTGCTCAAAACCGCTTTCAAAAATCAGATAAACGCCATGCAAAGACTGGAAATCCTGCTGGAGAAAACGATCCTGACGCAGATAGACGAAGCTGGTTTAGGCGCTCAGCTCAAGCGTTGCATGAAGGTAGAAGGCATCGGTACGTTGACCGGCGCCCGCTTGCTCGCATCCTTTCAGCGTGGGGATTTCAGGAATGCCGACGCTTTCATCGCCTTTCTAGGCCTGGATCTGCGCATATCTGACTCAGGCAAAAAGAAAGGCCGTCGCTGCCTGACCAAACGAGGCGACTCAGAGGCGCGTCGGTTGCTGCACAACGCTGCAATGGCGGCGAGCCGGACCTCGGCGTGGAAAGGATTTTATGAGGCTTTGAGAGAGCGCGGATTGAGCACTACCCAAGCACTGGTCGCACTAGCCCGCAAGCTTGCTCGGGTGGTATTTGCTCTGTTGAAAAACCAGAGCGAATACTCACCTAAAGCCGTTTAG
- a CDS encoding sigma-54 dependent transcriptional regulator, which translates to MNTSPRQKILIVDDEPDIRELLEITLGRMKLDTYSARNLAEAQALLNRENFDLCLTDMRLPDGTGLELVQHIQQRYPQLPVAMITAYGSLETAINALKAGAFDFLTKPVDLTRLRELVGAALRMPAAGGSFTSIDRRLLGDSPPMRSLRKQIDKLARSQAPVYISGESGSGKELVARLIHEQGPRASQPFVPVNCGAIPSELMESEFFGHRKGSFTGALADKPGLFQAANGGTLFLDEVADLPLSMQVKLLRAIQEKAVRSVGGQQESVVDVRILCATHKDLDAEVATERFRQDLYYRLNVIELRVPSLRERRDDIEVLAANMLKRLAKDTGQPPARLHPQALEALKNYRFPGNVRELENVLERAHTLCENRTIEAEDLRLSDGNCAAEGGIADLTQIDNLEDYLENVERKLILQALEETRWNRTAAAQRLSLSFRSMRYRLKKLGLD; encoded by the coding sequence TTGAACACGAGCCCACGGCAAAAAATCCTCATCGTCGACGACGAACCGGATATCCGCGAACTCCTGGAAATCACCCTGGGACGGATGAAACTCGACACCTACAGCGCGCGCAATCTGGCTGAAGCCCAGGCGCTGTTGAACCGCGAGAACTTCGACCTGTGCCTGACCGACATGCGCTTGCCCGACGGTACAGGGCTGGAGTTGGTGCAGCATATTCAGCAACGTTATCCACAACTGCCGGTGGCGATGATCACCGCCTACGGCAGTCTGGAAACTGCGATCAACGCCTTGAAAGCCGGGGCTTTCGACTTCCTGACCAAACCGGTCGACCTCACCCGCCTGCGCGAACTGGTCGGCGCCGCCCTGCGCATGCCGGCGGCAGGCGGCAGCTTTACATCGATTGATCGACGCTTGCTGGGCGACTCGCCACCGATGCGCAGTCTGCGCAAGCAAATCGACAAACTCGCCCGCAGCCAGGCACCGGTCTACATCAGCGGCGAATCGGGCAGCGGCAAGGAACTGGTCGCACGGCTGATTCATGAACAAGGGCCACGCGCCAGCCAACCCTTTGTGCCGGTCAACTGCGGAGCGATCCCGTCGGAGCTGATGGAAAGCGAGTTTTTCGGTCATCGCAAAGGCAGTTTCACTGGCGCGCTCGCAGACAAGCCCGGGCTGTTTCAGGCGGCCAATGGCGGCACGCTGTTTCTCGATGAAGTGGCGGACTTGCCGTTGTCGATGCAAGTCAAACTGCTGCGGGCGATTCAGGAAAAAGCCGTGCGCAGTGTCGGCGGCCAGCAGGAAAGCGTGGTCGATGTGCGGATTCTCTGCGCCACGCACAAGGATCTTGATGCAGAGGTCGCGACCGAACGCTTTCGTCAGGACCTTTATTACCGCTTGAACGTGATTGAACTGCGCGTGCCGTCACTGCGCGAAAGGCGTGATGACATTGAAGTGCTGGCGGCCAATATGCTCAAGCGTCTGGCCAAGGACACCGGCCAACCGCCAGCACGACTACATCCGCAGGCGCTGGAAGCATTGAAGAACTACCGGTTTCCGGGAAATGTTCGGGAGTTGGAGAACGTTCTCGAACGGGCGCACACCTTGTGTGAAAACCGTACGATTGAGGCCGAAGACTTGCGCCTGAGTGACGGCAATTGCGCGGCGGAGGGCGGGATTGCCGATCTGACGCAGATCGACAATCTTGAGGATTATCTGGAGAACGTCGAGAGAAAGCTGATCCTGCAGGCGCTGGAGGAAACGCGCTGGAATCGCACGGCGGCGGCGCAGCGGTTGAGCCTTTCGTTTCGGTCGATGCGTTATCGGCTGAAGAAGCTCGGGCTGGATTGA
- a CDS encoding ATP-binding protein: MIAEATSADSKQAQRLLRLYHLYRLSVGITLVLLISSNMDNRLLTSANDELLRGGSWLYLILNILLVVFLENTRRPAQLFSLALVDVLLLCVLFFAAGGVGSALGNLLIVSVAISNTLLRRRIGLLIAAIGALGIVGSSFLLGFNPPLSANEYLQAGTLGALCFAASLLVQGLIRRLEVSETLAEQRASEVVSLEALNALILQRMRTGILVLDEERRVQLANHSAQTLLAQSHLQGHLIDDYSTALVDRLQLWMNNPTLRPQSLKIPGNGLELQPSFIALEQSPNQQTLVFLEDLAQIAQQAQQLKLAALGRLTAGISHEIRNPLGAISHAAQLLAESEELDSADRRLTQIIQDHSQRMNRVIENVLQLSRRQQSAPQRLDLKPWLENFVAESREQASERQQIHLRINSGDFTTLMDPNQLTQILDNLLRNGWRHSALLHDQAEVWLALFSDPDSQLAVLEVQDNGPGVPADEQTHLFEPFFTTSSQGTGLGLYLSRELCESNQARLDFQSRQGGGCFRITFAHGRKQS; this comes from the coding sequence GTGATCGCTGAGGCCACCAGCGCCGACAGCAAACAGGCGCAGCGCCTGCTGCGCCTTTATCATCTCTACCGTTTAAGTGTCGGCATCACTCTGGTGCTGCTGATATCCAGCAACATGGACAACCGCCTGCTGACGTCGGCCAACGATGAATTGCTGCGCGGCGGCAGTTGGCTGTACCTGATTCTCAACATTCTGTTGGTGGTATTCCTCGAGAACACCCGACGGCCGGCGCAACTGTTCAGTCTGGCCCTCGTTGATGTCCTGCTTTTATGCGTTCTGTTCTTTGCGGCGGGCGGCGTCGGCAGTGCGCTGGGCAATCTGCTGATTGTCTCGGTGGCGATCAGCAACACTTTGCTACGGCGACGCATCGGCCTGTTGATTGCCGCCATCGGTGCGCTGGGCATCGTCGGCTCGAGTTTCCTGCTGGGTTTCAACCCCCCCCTCAGCGCCAATGAATACCTGCAAGCCGGCACTCTCGGCGCCCTGTGTTTTGCCGCATCGTTGCTGGTGCAGGGGTTGATTCGGCGCCTCGAAGTCAGCGAAACACTGGCCGAGCAACGCGCCAGCGAAGTGGTCAGCCTCGAAGCCCTCAATGCGCTGATCCTGCAACGCATGCGCACCGGCATTCTGGTCCTCGACGAGGAGCGTCGGGTGCAACTGGCCAACCACAGCGCGCAAACCCTGCTCGCGCAATCGCATCTTCAGGGGCATTTGATCGATGATTACTCCACCGCGCTGGTCGATCGCTTGCAACTGTGGATGAACAACCCGACCCTGCGCCCGCAGAGCCTGAAAATCCCCGGTAATGGCCTGGAACTGCAACCGAGCTTCATCGCCCTCGAACAGAGCCCCAACCAGCAAACCCTGGTATTTCTCGAAGACCTGGCGCAGATCGCCCAACAAGCTCAGCAATTGAAACTTGCCGCACTTGGGCGCTTGACCGCCGGGATCTCCCACGAGATCCGCAATCCGCTGGGTGCCATCAGTCACGCCGCGCAGCTATTGGCTGAATCCGAGGAACTCGACAGCGCCGATCGGCGTCTGACGCAGATTATTCAAGACCACTCCCAGCGCATGAACCGAGTCATCGAAAACGTCCTGCAACTGTCCCGCCGCCAGCAGAGCGCGCCACAACGGCTGGATCTCAAGCCGTGGCTGGAAAACTTCGTCGCCGAAAGCCGCGAACAAGCCAGCGAGCGCCAGCAGATTCATCTGCGAATCAATTCGGGGGATTTCACCACGCTGATGGACCCCAACCAGCTCACGCAAATTCTCGATAATCTGTTACGCAACGGCTGGCGCCACAGCGCCCTGCTGCATGATCAAGCCGAAGTCTGGCTGGCCCTGTTCAGCGATCCCGACAGCCAATTGGCGGTGCTCGAAGTGCAGGACAACGGCCCCGGCGTACCAGCCGATGAACAGACACATCTATTCGAACCGTTCTTCACCACCAGCAGCCAGGGCACCGGCCTTGGGCTTTATCTGTCCCGTGAGCTGTGCGAAAGCAACCAAGCGCGCCTAGACTTTCAATCACGCCAAGGCGGCGGCTGCTTTCGCATCACCTTTGCTCACGGACGGAAACAAAGTTGA
- a CDS encoding PP0621 family protein — MLRLLFWIVVIFAAIWLWRKFKAPAASNQSHRAPREQDAPPMVRCAHCGVHLPRDRALSVQQQWYCSQAHLEQGPGTSDR; from the coding sequence ATGCTTCGTTTATTGTTCTGGATCGTCGTGATTTTCGCCGCGATATGGTTGTGGCGTAAATTCAAGGCGCCTGCCGCGTCCAATCAATCCCATCGCGCCCCGCGCGAGCAGGACGCGCCACCGATGGTGCGCTGCGCCCATTGCGGCGTGCATCTGCCGCGCGACCGCGCGCTAAGCGTGCAACAACAGTGGTATTGCAGCCAGGCTCACCTTGAGCAAGGCCCGGGTACCAGTGATCGCTGA
- a CDS encoding outer membrane protein assembly factor BamD: MQVKHLLLIAILALTAACSSKEVVDENLSEAELYQQAQTDLDNNSYTSATAKLKALESRYPFGRYADQAQLELIYANYKNAEPEAAKSAAERFIRLHPQHPNVDYAYYLKGLTSFDQDVGLLARFLPLDMTKRDPGAARDSYNEFAQLTSRYPNSRYAPDAKQRMIYLRNLLAAYEIHVADYYLTRQAYVAAANRGRYVVENFQETPSVGDGLAVMTEAYQRLHLDELANTSLETLKLNYPNHPSLQDGQFVPRVAEADNRSFLSKATLGLIESRPPLPPGETRANQDVQKQFQDAKDAIPNELKPKDENGDVIEEPEPESSNTDRSWFSYMTFGVFD, translated from the coding sequence ATGCAAGTGAAACACCTGCTGCTGATCGCCATCCTCGCATTGACCGCTGCTTGCTCATCGAAGGAAGTCGTAGACGAAAACCTCAGCGAAGCCGAGCTGTATCAGCAGGCTCAGACTGACCTGGACAACAACAGCTACACCAGCGCCACAGCCAAGCTGAAGGCTCTGGAGTCGCGTTATCCGTTCGGTCGCTACGCCGATCAGGCACAGCTGGAGCTGATCTACGCCAACTATAAGAACGCCGAGCCGGAAGCTGCAAAGTCTGCCGCCGAGCGTTTCATTCGTTTGCATCCGCAGCACCCGAACGTGGATTACGCGTACTACCTCAAAGGTCTGACCTCGTTCGACCAGGACGTCGGCCTGCTGGCGCGCTTCCTGCCGCTGGACATGACCAAGCGTGACCCGGGCGCCGCGCGCGACTCGTACAACGAGTTCGCCCAGCTGACCAGCCGCTACCCGAACAGCCGCTACGCGCCGGACGCCAAGCAGCGCATGATCTACCTGCGCAACCTGCTGGCGGCCTACGAAATTCACGTGGCCGACTACTACCTGACCCGTCAGGCTTATGTAGCCGCAGCCAACCGTGGTCGTTACGTCGTAGAAAACTTCCAGGAAACCCCATCGGTCGGTGACGGCCTGGCGGTGATGACTGAAGCCTACCAGCGTCTGCACCTGGACGAATTGGCCAACACCAGCCTGGAAACCCTGAAGCTCAACTACCCGAACCACCCAAGCCTGCAGGACGGTCAGTTCGTGCCACGGGTTGCCGAAGCCGACAACCGCTCGTTCCTGAGCAAGGCGACTTTGGGCCTGATCGAGTCGCGTCCACCGCTGCCGCCGGGCGAAACCCGCGCCAACCAGGACGTGCAGAAGCAGTTCCAGGACGCGAAAGACGCGATCCCGAACGAGCTCAAGCCTAAAGACGAAAACGGTGACGTGATCGAAGAGCCAGAGCCTGAGTCGAGCAACACCGACCGCTCGTGGTTCAGCTACATGACTTTCGGCGTGTTCGACTGA
- the rluD gene encoding 23S rRNA pseudouridine(1911/1915/1917) synthase RluD, with protein sequence MSDKIELRAEVPSELGGQRLDQVAAQLFAEHSRSRLSAWIKEGRLTVDGAVIRPRDIVHGGAILELTAEQEAQGEWIAQDIELDIVYEDDDILVINKPAGLVVHPAAGHADGTLLNALLHHVPDIINVPRAGIVHRLDKDTTGLMVVAKTIQAQTKLVTQLQSRSVSRIYECIVIGVVTAGGKINAPIGRHGQQRQRMAVMEGGKPAVSHYRVLERFRSHTHVRVKLETGRTHQIRVHMSHINFPLVGDPAYGGRFRIPPAANPTMVESLKHFPRQALHARFLELDHPTTGERMSWESPLPEDFVWLLTLLKQDREAFIG encoded by the coding sequence ATGTCCGATAAAATTGAACTTCGCGCAGAGGTGCCGTCCGAATTGGGCGGCCAACGCCTCGATCAAGTCGCTGCCCAACTCTTCGCTGAGCACTCTCGCTCGCGCCTTTCCGCCTGGATCAAAGAAGGTCGCCTGACTGTGGACGGGGCGGTCATCCGCCCGCGCGACATCGTGCACGGCGGTGCCATCCTTGAGCTGACTGCCGAGCAGGAAGCCCAAGGCGAGTGGATCGCCCAGGACATCGAGCTCGACATCGTCTATGAAGACGACGACATTCTGGTGATCAACAAGCCTGCGGGCCTGGTGGTGCACCCGGCTGCCGGTCACGCCGATGGCACCTTGCTCAACGCCTTGCTGCACCACGTGCCGGACATCATCAATGTCCCGCGCGCCGGCATCGTGCATCGTCTGGACAAGGACACCACCGGTCTGATGGTGGTGGCCAAGACCATTCAGGCGCAGACCAAACTGGTTACTCAGTTGCAGAGTCGTAGCGTCAGCCGCATCTATGAGTGCATCGTGATCGGTGTCGTGACCGCCGGGGGCAAGATCAACGCCCCGATCGGTCGCCACGGACAGCAGCGCCAGCGCATGGCGGTGATGGAAGGCGGCAAGCCTGCCGTCAGCCACTACCGCGTGCTGGAGCGCTTCCGCTCGCACACCCACGTACGGGTGAAGCTGGAAACCGGTCGTACTCACCAGATCCGCGTACACATGTCGCACATCAACTTCCCGTTGGTCGGCGATCCGGCGTATGGCGGCCGTTTCCGCATTCCGCCAGCCGCGAACCCGACGATGGTCGAGTCCCTCAAGCACTTCCCGCGTCAGGCACTGCACGCGCGCTTCCTGGAGCTGGATCATCCGACGACCGGTGAGCGCATGAGCTGGGAATCGCCGCTGCCGGAAGATTTCGTCTGGCTGCTGACCTTGCTCAAGCAGGATCGCGAGGCCTTCATCGGATGA
- the pgeF gene encoding peptidoglycan editing factor PgeF — protein sequence MNWLTPDWPAPASVKACVTTREGGVSEAPFDSLNLGDHVDDRPEAVAENRRRLTEHFSIQPAWLQQVHGIAVAHADPGIVATADASWTTTPGIACTAMTADCLPALFCDRAGTRVAAAHAGWRGLAAGVLEATLDSLDVPAAEVLVWLGPAIGPQAFEVGPEVREVFINQLPEAANAFVPSANAGKFMADIYKLARLRLAERGVTAVYGGGFCTVTDPRFFSYRRASRTGRFASLIWLTR from the coding sequence ATGAACTGGCTGACGCCGGACTGGCCCGCGCCGGCCAGCGTCAAAGCCTGCGTCACCACCCGCGAGGGCGGTGTCAGCGAGGCGCCGTTCGACAGCCTCAATCTGGGCGATCATGTCGATGATCGTCCTGAGGCTGTTGCCGAGAACCGTCGGCGCCTGACCGAACACTTCTCTATACAGCCTGCCTGGTTGCAGCAAGTGCACGGGATAGCCGTGGCTCATGCTGATCCGGGCATTGTCGCGACTGCAGATGCCAGTTGGACGACAACCCCCGGAATTGCCTGCACGGCGATGACGGCGGATTGCTTGCCGGCATTGTTCTGCGATCGTGCCGGCACGCGTGTCGCGGCCGCCCATGCCGGTTGGCGTGGTCTGGCGGCGGGCGTGCTTGAGGCAACTCTCGACAGTCTTGATGTTCCGGCCGCAGAAGTGCTGGTCTGGCTTGGCCCGGCCATCGGTCCGCAAGCCTTTGAAGTCGGCCCGGAAGTGCGGGAAGTCTTCATCAATCAACTGCCTGAAGCGGCAAACGCCTTCGTGCCGAGCGCCAATGCAGGCAAGTTCATGGCTGACATCTATAAGCTGGCGCGCCTGCGTCTGGCTGAACGTGGTGTCACCGCTGTTTATGGTGGCGGTTTCTGCACCGTGACCGATCCGCGCTTCTTTTCTTATCGCCGTGCTTCGCGCACCGGTCGCTTCGCCTCCCTTATCTGGCTCACCCGCTAG
- the clpB gene encoding ATP-dependent chaperone ClpB, translated as MRIDRLTSKLQLALSDAQSLAVGHDHPAIEPAHLMQAMLEQQGGSIKPLLMQVGFDVNSLRKELTKELDQLPKIQNPTGDVNMSQDLARLLNQADRLAQQKGDQFISSELVLLAAMDENSKLGKLLLGQGVSKKALENAINNLRGGEAVNDANHEESRQALDKYTVDLTKRAEDGKLDPVIGRDDEIRRTIQVLQRRTKNNPVLIGEPGVGKTAIAEGLAQRIINGEVPDGLKGKRLLSLDMGALIAGAKYRGEFEERLKSLLNELSKQEGQIILFIDELHTMVGAGKGEGSMDAGNMLKPALARGELHCVGATTLNEYRQYIEKDAALERRFQKVLVDEPSEEDTIAILRGLKERYEVHHKVAITDGAIIAAAKLSHRYITDRQLPDKAIDLIDEAASRIRMEIDSKPEVLDRLERRLIQLKVESQALKKESDEAAMKRLEKLQEEIVRLEREYSDLEEIWNSEKAEVQGSAQIQQKIEQSRQELEAARRKGDLNRMAELQYGVIPDLERSLQMVDQHGKSENQLLRSKVTEEEIAEVVSKWTGIPVSKMLEGERDKLMKMESLLHKRVIGQEEAVVAVANAVRRSRAGLSDPNRPSGSFMFLGPTGVGKTELCKALAEFLFDTEEAMVRIDMSEFMEKHSVARLIGAPPGYVGYEEGGYLTEAVRRKPYSVILLDEVEKAHPDVFNILLQVLEDGRLTDSHGRTVDFRNTVIVMTSNLGSVQIQELVGDREAQRAAVMDALTSHFRPEFINRVDEVVIFEPLARDQIAGITEIQLGRLRTRLAERELKLELSPEAMDKLIAVGYDPVYGARPLKRAIQRWIENPLAQLILSGHFMPGDTATGAVENDEIVFN; from the coding sequence ATGCGAATAGACCGTTTAACCAGCAAATTACAGTTGGCCTTGTCCGACGCCCAGTCGTTGGCAGTCGGCCACGATCATCCGGCGATTGAGCCGGCGCACTTGATGCAAGCCATGCTCGAACAGCAGGGTGGTTCGATCAAACCTCTGCTGATGCAGGTGGGCTTCGACGTCAACAGCTTGCGCAAAGAGCTGACCAAAGAGCTCGACCAATTACCGAAAATCCAGAACCCCACCGGCGACGTCAACATGTCGCAGGATCTGGCGCGCCTGCTCAATCAGGCTGATCGTCTGGCCCAGCAGAAGGGCGACCAGTTCATCTCCAGCGAACTGGTGTTGCTCGCCGCAATGGACGAGAACAGCAAGCTCGGCAAATTGCTGCTCGGCCAAGGCGTAAGCAAGAAAGCCCTGGAAAACGCGATCAACAATCTGCGTGGCGGCGAAGCGGTAAACGACGCCAACCACGAGGAGTCGCGTCAGGCTCTGGACAAATACACCGTCGACCTGACCAAGCGCGCCGAAGACGGCAAGCTCGATCCGGTGATCGGTCGTGATGACGAAATTCGTCGCACCATTCAGGTTCTGCAACGTCGCACCAAGAACAACCCGGTGCTGATCGGCGAACCTGGCGTGGGTAAAACCGCCATCGCCGAAGGTCTGGCCCAGCGCATCATCAACGGCGAAGTGCCGGACGGCCTCAAAGGCAAGCGTCTGCTCTCGCTGGACATGGGCGCGCTGATTGCCGGTGCCAAGTATCGCGGTGAGTTCGAAGAGCGCCTGAAGTCGCTGCTCAACGAGCTGTCGAAACAGGAAGGGCAGATCATTCTGTTCATCGACGAACTGCACACCATGGTCGGCGCCGGTAAAGGCGAAGGCTCGATGGATGCCGGCAACATGCTCAAGCCTGCGTTGGCCCGCGGTGAGTTGCACTGCGTTGGCGCGACCACGCTCAACGAGTACCGCCAATATATAGAGAAGGACGCGGCGCTCGAGCGACGCTTCCAGAAAGTATTGGTGGATGAGCCAAGTGAAGAAGACACCATCGCCATCCTGCGCGGCCTTAAAGAGCGTTACGAGGTTCACCACAAGGTGGCGATTACCGACGGCGCGATCATCGCCGCGGCCAAGCTCAGCCATCGCTACATCACTGACCGGCAGTTGCCGGACAAGGCCATCGACCTGATCGACGAGGCCGCCAGCCGCATCCGCATGGAGATCGACTCCAAGCCGGAAGTGCTTGATCGTCTGGAACGTCGCCTGATTCAGTTGAAGGTGGAATCTCAGGCGCTGAAGAAAGAAAGCGACGAAGCGGCGATGAAACGTCTGGAAAAACTCCAGGAAGAAATCGTCCGTCTCGAACGTGAGTACTCGGATCTGGAGGAAATCTGGAACTCGGAAAAAGCCGAGGTGCAGGGTTCTGCACAGATTCAGCAGAAGATCGAGCAGTCGCGTCAGGAACTCGAAGCCGCGCGCCGTAAAGGCGACCTCAATCGCATGGCTGAATTGCAGTACGGGGTGATCCCGGATCTGGAACGCAGCCTGCAAATGGTCGATCAGCACGGCAAGAGCGAAAACCAGCTGCTGCGTAGCAAGGTGACTGAAGAAGAGATCGCCGAAGTCGTGTCGAAGTGGACCGGCATTCCGGTGTCGAAAATGCTCGAAGGCGAGCGCGACAAGCTGATGAAGATGGAAAGCCTGTTGCACAAACGGGTGATTGGTCAGGAAGAGGCCGTGGTCGCCGTCGCCAACGCGGTACGACGTTCGCGTGCCGGGTTGTCCGACCCGAATCGTCCGAGCGGCTCGTTCATGTTCCTCGGCCCTACCGGTGTCGGTAAAACCGAGCTGTGCAAGGCGCTGGCCGAATTCCTCTTTGATACTGAAGAGGCGATGGTGCGGATCGACATGTCCGAGTTCATGGAGAAACATTCCGTGGCGCGTCTGATCGGTGCGCCACCGGGATACGTCGGTTACGAAGAGGGCGGTTACCTGACCGAAGCTGTGCGTCGCAAGCCTTATTCGGTGATCCTGCTGGACGAAGTCGAGAAGGCGCACCCGGATGTGTTCAACATCTTGCTGCAAGTGCTCGAGGATGGTCGCCTGACCGACAGCCATGGCCGCACGGTGGACTTCCGCAATACCGTGATCGTCATGACCTCGAACCTCGGCTCTGTGCAGATTCAGGAGCTGGTCGGTGATCGTGAAGCGCAGCGTGCTGCGGTGATGGATGCGCTGACGTCGCACTTCCGTCCGGAGTTCATCAATCGGGTGGACGAAGTGGTGATCTTCGAGCCTTTGGCGCGGGATCAGATCGCGGGCATCACCGAGATCCAGTTGGGCCGTCTGCGCACTCGTCTGGCCGAGCGCGAGCTGAAGCTGGAACTCAGCCCGGAGGCGATGGACAAGTTGATCGCCGTTGGTTACGACCCGGTGTATGGCGCACGTCCTTTGAAACGGGCGATTCAGCGCTGGATCGAAAACCCGTTGGCGCAGTTGATCCTTTCGGGTCACTTCATGCCAGGCGACACGGCAACCGGCGCGGTCGAGAACGACGAAATCGTTTTCAACTGA